A stretch of the Arvicanthis niloticus isolate mArvNil1 chromosome 17, mArvNil1.pat.X, whole genome shotgun sequence genome encodes the following:
- the Snorc gene encoding protein SNORC: MASCLALRMALLLLSGVLAPAVLTAESPQEPDPTLWNEPIELPSGEGPLESTSHNQEFAFSGPPFPTSAPAPEDRTPPARLDQEGGSLGPGAIAAIVIAALLATCVVLALVVVALRKFSAS; the protein is encoded by the exons ATGGCATCTTGTCTGGCCCTGCGCATGGCGCTGCTGCTCCTCTCTGGGGTCCTGGCCCCTGCGGTGCTCACAG CGGAGAGTCCCCAGGAGCCCGATCCCACCCTGTGGAACGAGCCTATTGAATTGCCCTCGGGTGAAGGTCCTCTGGAGAGCACTAGCCACAACCAGGAATTTGCTTTCTCTGGCCCTCCATTCCCTACATCTGCTCCAGCACCAGAGGACAGAACCCCTCCGGCAAGGCTGGACCAGGAGGGAG GATCGCTTGGACCAGGCGCCATTGCAGCCATCGTGATCGCCGCCCTGCTGGCTACCTGCGTGGTGCTGGCTCTCGTGGTCGTCGCGCTAAGGAAGTTTTCTGCTTCTTGA